In Aquipuribacter nitratireducens, the following proteins share a genomic window:
- a CDS encoding ABC transporter permease: MSGLLQTVRRRPGDALLTLFAVLAFTYLFVPIGYVVAFSFNDGRRSNLVWRGFTWDNWLNPCGAPGVCEALGNSIRIGLLATLVATALGTLLAYALVRYRFRARGAINLLIFLPMATPEVVLGASLLAQFLNVGASLGYWTIVAAHIMFTLSFVVVTVKARVATLDPRLEEAAADLYASSAQTFLRVTLPLLLPGIAAAALLAFSLSFDDFIITNFNSGNTDTFPKFVYVAAARGIPAQAYVIGSAMFALSLLVVLAGRLLTLRRGRP; the protein is encoded by the coding sequence ATGAGCGGGCTCCTGCAGACCGTGCGCCGGCGGCCGGGGGACGCGCTCCTCACGCTCTTCGCCGTCCTCGCCTTCACCTACCTGTTCGTCCCGATCGGCTACGTCGTCGCGTTCTCCTTCAACGACGGCCGCCGCTCCAACCTCGTGTGGCGCGGCTTCACGTGGGACAACTGGCTCAACCCCTGCGGCGCGCCGGGGGTGTGCGAGGCGCTCGGCAACTCCATCCGGATCGGGCTGCTCGCGACCCTCGTCGCCACCGCCCTGGGGACGCTGCTCGCCTACGCGCTCGTGCGCTACCGCTTCCGGGCACGGGGGGCGATCAACCTCCTCATCTTCCTCCCGATGGCGACGCCGGAGGTCGTGCTCGGCGCGTCACTGCTCGCGCAGTTCCTCAACGTCGGTGCCTCGCTCGGGTACTGGACGATCGTCGCCGCCCACATCATGTTCACCCTCTCCTTCGTCGTCGTGACGGTGAAGGCACGGGTCGCCACGCTCGACCCGCGTCTGGAGGAGGCGGCGGCCGACCTCTACGCGTCGTCGGCGCAGACGTTCCTGCGGGTGACGCTGCCGCTGCTGCTGCCGGGCATCGCCGCGGCGGCTCTGCTCGCGTTCTCCCTCAGCTTCGACGACTTCATCATCACGAACTTCAACTCCGGCAACACCGACACCTTTCCGAAGTTCGTGTACGTCGCCGCCGCGCGCGGCATCCCCGCGCAGGCCTACGTCATCGGGTCGGCGATGTTCGCCCTGTCCTTGCTCGTCGTCCTCGCCGGCCGGCTCCTCACGCTGCGCCGCGGGCGTCCCTGA
- a CDS encoding aminobutyraldehyde dehydrogenase: protein MTTATDAPSSTATGLPVLRNFIGGQAVEARAEAHDDLVDPATARVVARAPRSSAADVDAAYAAASDAFPGWRDSTPAERQLALLRIADAVEARAAELVELEVQDTGKPFDLTTSEEIPPTVDQIRFFAGAARMLEGRAAGEYMAGHTSYVRREPVGVIGQVTPWNYPLNMATWKFAPAIAAGNTIVLKPSDTTPQSTLLLAEIAAEFLPPGVFNVVVGDRDTGRAVVSHDRADMVAVTGSIRAGQQVAEAASRSLKRVHLELGGKAPVVVFDDADLAAAAEGIAGAGYFNAGQDCTAATRVLVHESVAADFTAALAEAARGTTVGMPKDPGVDVGPVNNPDQLQRVLGFLDRLPDHARVDAGGGRASDLGDGFFVTPTVVSGVRQGDEVTVDEVFGPVITVQTFTEEAEALALANATRYGLASSVWTKDLGRGMRASKALDFGCVWINTHIPLVAEMPHGGFKQSGYGKDLSAYGFDDYTRIKHVMASIT from the coding sequence ATGACGACTGCCACCGACGCCCCGTCGTCCACCGCGACCGGGCTGCCGGTCCTCCGCAACTTCATCGGCGGTCAGGCCGTCGAGGCGCGAGCGGAGGCGCACGACGACCTCGTCGACCCCGCTACGGCCCGGGTCGTGGCCCGGGCGCCGCGCAGCAGCGCGGCCGACGTCGACGCCGCCTACGCCGCCGCGTCCGACGCGTTCCCCGGGTGGCGCGACTCCACCCCGGCGGAGCGCCAGCTCGCCCTGCTGCGGATCGCCGACGCCGTCGAGGCGCGCGCCGCCGAGCTCGTCGAGCTCGAGGTGCAGGACACGGGCAAGCCCTTCGACCTCACGACGAGCGAGGAGATCCCCCCGACGGTCGACCAGATCCGCTTCTTCGCCGGCGCCGCGCGGATGCTCGAGGGCAGGGCCGCCGGGGAGTACATGGCGGGGCACACCAGCTACGTGCGCCGGGAGCCGGTCGGCGTGATCGGCCAGGTCACCCCGTGGAACTACCCGCTCAACATGGCGACGTGGAAGTTCGCGCCCGCGATCGCCGCGGGCAACACGATCGTGCTGAAGCCGAGCGACACGACGCCGCAGTCGACCCTCCTGCTCGCCGAGATCGCGGCCGAGTTCCTGCCGCCCGGGGTCTTCAACGTCGTCGTCGGCGACCGCGACACCGGCCGCGCCGTCGTGTCGCACGACCGCGCCGACATGGTGGCGGTCACCGGGAGCATCCGGGCCGGCCAGCAGGTGGCCGAGGCCGCGTCCCGCTCGCTCAAGCGGGTCCACCTCGAGCTGGGCGGCAAGGCGCCCGTCGTCGTGTTCGACGACGCCGACCTCGCCGCGGCGGCCGAGGGCATCGCCGGGGCCGGGTACTTCAACGCCGGCCAGGACTGCACCGCGGCCACCCGGGTCCTCGTCCACGAGTCGGTGGCCGCGGACTTCACCGCCGCGCTCGCGGAGGCCGCGCGCGGCACGACCGTCGGGATGCCGAAGGACCCCGGCGTCGACGTCGGGCCCGTCAACAACCCCGACCAGCTCCAGCGCGTCCTCGGCTTCCTCGACCGGCTGCCCGACCACGCCCGGGTCGACGCGGGCGGCGGGCGCGCGAGCGACCTCGGGGACGGCTTCTTCGTGACGCCGACGGTCGTGTCCGGGGTCCGGCAGGGCGACGAGGTGACGGTGGACGAGGTCTTCGGTCCCGTCATCACCGTCCAGACGTTCACCGAGGAGGCCGAGGCGCTGGCGCTCGCGAACGCGACGCGCTACGGCCTGGCGAGCAGCGTGTGGACGAAGGACCTCGGGCGGGGCATGCGCGCGTCGAAGGCGCTCGACTTCGGGTGCGTGTGGATCAACACCCACATCCCGCTCGTCGCCGAGATGCCCCACGGCGGCTTCAAGCAGTCCGGCTACGGCAAGGACCTGTCCGCCTACGGTTTCGACGACTACACCCGCATCAAGCACGTGATGGCGAGCATCACGTGA
- a CDS encoding Lrp/AsnC family transcriptional regulator — translation MTRVTNRSAGNGTPVLDDVSKRIVELLQEDGRRAYASIGKAVGLSEAAVRQRVQRLLDHGVMQIVAVTDPLQLGFARQAMIGIRCTGDMRPVAEALAAMPEVDYVVLTAGSFDLLVEVVCADEDHLVRVLNEHIRTLDGVATTETFVYLKLHGQRYDWGTR, via the coding sequence ATGACCCGCGTGACGAACCGGTCGGCGGGCAACGGGACCCCCGTGCTCGACGACGTCTCCAAGCGGATCGTCGAGCTCCTCCAGGAGGACGGCCGGCGCGCGTACGCGAGCATCGGCAAGGCCGTCGGCCTCTCCGAGGCCGCGGTGCGGCAGAGGGTCCAGCGGCTCCTCGACCACGGCGTCATGCAGATCGTCGCCGTGACGGACCCCCTGCAGCTGGGCTTCGCCCGCCAGGCGATGATCGGGATCCGCTGCACGGGCGACATGCGCCCGGTGGCGGAGGCCCTGGCCGCGATGCCGGAGGTGGACTACGTGGTCCTCACCGCCGGCTCCTTCGACCTCCTCGTGGAGGTCGTGTGCGCCGACGAGGACCACCTCGTCCGCGTCCTTAACGAGCACATCCGCACCCTCGACGGCGTCGCGACGACCGAGACGTTCGTCTACCTCAAGCTGCACGGGCAGCGCTACGACTGGGGCACCAGATGA
- a CDS encoding ABC transporter substrate-binding protein, producing the protein MTARPLRRRPDLHTLSPAARAVIAAQLGGRRASRRDVLRGMGVAGLGLGLAACGTGGTATGAGSGASAGALTPPEDVSADDPTLNWANWTLYLDVSDDGSTYPTLDAFEEETGITVNYSEDIDGNDSYYGRIQGQLANGDDIGQDIVVFTDWMAARMIRLGYAQQLDEANIPNKQNILPNLADVDFDPGRQSSLTWQSGFAGIAWNRDAVPGGLSSVADLWKPELRGRVEVLDEMRDTIGLIMLDQGVDIAGDWGDAEFGAALEELERQVESGQIRQVVGNSYKEDLVSGDALAVIGWSGDITQINFESGDRWEFAIPDAGGTLWSDNMLVPIGSPRKTNAETLMNYYYDPAVAAEVAAWVNYITPVQGAREAMLEIDPELAEDPLIFPTEEFLQNVSIFRTLAAEEETDFTTRFQQVIGR; encoded by the coding sequence GTGACCGCTCGTCCCCTGCGTCGTCGTCCCGACCTGCACACCCTGTCCCCGGCCGCCCGCGCGGTCATCGCCGCGCAGCTCGGCGGGCGCCGTGCGTCCCGCCGTGACGTCCTGCGGGGGATGGGGGTGGCCGGCCTCGGGCTGGGGCTCGCGGCCTGCGGCACCGGTGGGACCGCCACGGGGGCCGGGAGCGGCGCCTCGGCCGGCGCGCTCACGCCGCCGGAGGACGTGAGCGCCGACGACCCCACGCTCAACTGGGCGAACTGGACCCTCTACCTCGACGTGTCCGACGACGGCAGCACGTACCCCACCCTCGACGCCTTCGAGGAGGAGACCGGGATCACGGTCAACTACTCGGAGGACATCGACGGCAACGACTCCTACTACGGCCGCATCCAGGGGCAGCTCGCCAACGGCGACGACATCGGGCAGGACATCGTCGTCTTCACCGACTGGATGGCCGCGCGCATGATCCGCCTCGGCTACGCCCAGCAGCTCGACGAGGCGAACATCCCGAACAAGCAGAACATCCTGCCGAACCTCGCCGACGTCGACTTCGACCCCGGTCGGCAGAGCTCCCTCACGTGGCAGTCCGGCTTCGCCGGCATCGCGTGGAACCGCGACGCGGTCCCCGGCGGTCTCTCGAGCGTCGCCGACCTGTGGAAGCCGGAGCTGCGCGGCCGCGTCGAGGTCCTCGACGAGATGCGCGACACGATCGGCCTCATCATGCTCGACCAGGGCGTCGACATCGCCGGCGACTGGGGCGACGCGGAGTTCGGCGCGGCGCTGGAGGAGCTGGAGCGGCAGGTCGAGAGCGGTCAGATCCGTCAGGTCGTCGGCAACTCCTACAAGGAGGACCTCGTGTCCGGCGACGCGCTCGCCGTGATCGGCTGGTCGGGCGACATCACGCAGATCAACTTCGAGTCCGGCGACCGGTGGGAGTTCGCCATCCCCGACGCCGGCGGGACGCTGTGGAGCGACAACATGCTCGTCCCCATCGGCAGCCCGCGGAAGACCAACGCCGAGACGCTGATGAACTACTACTACGACCCCGCCGTCGCCGCGGAGGTCGCGGCGTGGGTCAACTACATCACCCCCGTCCAGGGGGCCCGCGAGGCGATGCTCGAGATCGACCCCGAGCTCGCGGAGGACCCGCTGATCTTCCCGACCGAGGAGTTCCTCCAGAACGTCTCGATCTTCCGGACGCTCGCCGCCGAGGAGGAGACCGACTTCACGACCCGCTTCCAGCAGGTGATCGGGCGGTGA
- a CDS encoding ABC transporter permease, with amino-acid sequence MALAHAPGGSGTDEERGAVSPTPPEPAATKQRRHLGWLLTLPGLGWLALFFALPIALLFSTSLMVPVPGGDIGQFMPAFRVANYTEALAEYWPTFVRSFAYGLAATVLALLIGYPLAYVVAVKCRRFPTVQALLLVLIIAPFFTSFILRTIAWRQILADEGAVVGTLQALALLPGDGRLTATSFAVVAGLTYNFVPFMTLPIYASLERLDLRYVEAGQDLYAGPWTTFRTVTWPLSLPGVVAGTLLTFIPASGDYVNAALLGNSRTQMIGNVIESRFFRIVDYPTAAALSFILMATILVLVFVYVRRAGTDDLV; translated from the coding sequence GTGGCCCTCGCGCACGCCCCCGGCGGCTCCGGCACGGACGAGGAGCGCGGCGCCGTCTCGCCGACCCCGCCCGAGCCCGCCGCCACGAAGCAGCGCCGGCACCTCGGCTGGCTCCTCACCCTGCCGGGCCTCGGGTGGCTCGCGCTGTTCTTCGCCCTCCCCATCGCGCTGCTGTTCTCGACCTCGCTCATGGTCCCGGTGCCGGGCGGTGACATCGGGCAGTTCATGCCGGCGTTCCGGGTCGCGAACTACACGGAGGCGCTGGCGGAGTACTGGCCGACGTTCGTCCGCTCCTTCGCCTACGGGCTCGCCGCGACCGTGCTCGCGCTCCTCATCGGCTACCCGCTCGCCTACGTGGTCGCGGTCAAGTGCCGCCGGTTCCCCACCGTGCAGGCGCTGCTGCTCGTCCTCATCATCGCGCCGTTCTTCACCAGCTTCATCCTCCGCACGATCGCGTGGCGGCAGATCCTCGCCGACGAGGGGGCCGTCGTCGGGACGCTGCAGGCGCTCGCGCTGCTGCCCGGGGACGGGCGGCTCACCGCGACGTCCTTCGCCGTCGTCGCCGGCCTCACGTACAACTTCGTCCCGTTCATGACGCTGCCGATCTACGCCTCCCTCGAGCGGCTCGACCTGCGCTACGTCGAGGCGGGTCAGGACCTGTACGCCGGGCCGTGGACGACGTTCCGCACCGTGACGTGGCCGCTGTCCCTCCCGGGGGTGGTGGCGGGCACCCTGCTGACGTTCATCCCCGCCTCCGGCGACTACGTGAACGCCGCCCTGCTCGGCAACTCCCGCACGCAGATGATCGGCAACGTCATCGAGTCCCGCTTCTTCCGGATCGTCGACTACCCGACGGCGGCCGCCCTGTCGTTCATCCTCATGGCGACGATCCTCGTCCTCGTCTTCGTCTACGTCCGCCGCGCGGGGACGGACGACCTCGTATGA
- a CDS encoding aspartate aminotransferase family protein: MTTTPQDLTSPSAGSTTQGSTTRAGTPRQQAARDHLWQHFARHSTYEAGGEVPVIVRGEGARIWDDRGRQYLDGLSGLFVVQVGHGRRVLAETAAKQAADLAFFPLWSYAHPAAIDLAERLASFAPGDLDRVFFTTGGGEAVETAWKLAKQYWKLQGRPTKHKVISRAVAYHGTPQGALSITGIPAAKEMFEPLVPGTFKVPNTNAYRGPEHVRDDPKAFGRWAADRIEEAIEFEGPETVAAVFLEPVQNSGGCFPPPPGYFERVREICDRHDVLLVSDEVICAFGRIGSMFACDDFGYVPDIITCAKGMTSGYSPIGAMIASDRLFEPFRHGTTSFAHGYTFGGHPVSAAVAMRNLDIFEEEGLNSHVKENAPAFRSTLERLLDLPIVGDVRGEGYFYGIEMVKDKDTRETFDDDEAERLLRGYLSKALFEAGLYCRADDRGDPVIQLAPPLTIGQAEFDEIEQILRGVLTEAWARL; this comes from the coding sequence ATGACGACCACTCCGCAGGACCTCACCTCGCCGTCGGCGGGCTCGACGACGCAGGGATCGACGACGCGCGCCGGGACGCCGCGGCAGCAGGCCGCCCGCGACCACCTGTGGCAGCACTTCGCCCGGCACTCGACGTACGAGGCCGGCGGCGAGGTGCCCGTCATCGTCCGCGGTGAGGGCGCCCGGATCTGGGACGACCGCGGGCGGCAGTACCTCGACGGGCTCTCGGGGCTGTTCGTCGTCCAGGTCGGGCACGGGCGGCGCGTCCTCGCGGAGACGGCGGCGAAGCAGGCCGCCGACCTCGCCTTCTTCCCCCTGTGGTCCTACGCCCACCCGGCCGCCATCGACCTCGCCGAGCGACTGGCGTCCTTCGCGCCCGGCGACCTCGACCGGGTCTTCTTCACCACCGGTGGCGGGGAGGCCGTCGAGACCGCGTGGAAGCTCGCCAAGCAGTACTGGAAGCTGCAGGGCCGGCCCACCAAGCACAAGGTCATCAGCCGCGCCGTCGCCTACCACGGCACCCCGCAGGGGGCGCTGTCGATCACGGGCATCCCCGCCGCGAAGGAGATGTTCGAGCCGCTCGTGCCGGGCACGTTCAAGGTGCCGAACACCAACGCCTACCGCGGCCCCGAGCACGTGCGGGACGACCCGAAGGCGTTCGGGCGCTGGGCCGCGGACCGCATCGAGGAGGCCATCGAGTTCGAGGGCCCGGAGACCGTCGCGGCGGTGTTCCTCGAGCCCGTGCAGAACTCCGGCGGCTGCTTCCCGCCGCCGCCGGGCTACTTCGAGCGCGTCCGCGAGATCTGCGACCGCCACGACGTCCTGCTCGTGTCCGACGAGGTCATCTGCGCGTTCGGTCGCATCGGGTCGATGTTCGCGTGCGACGACTTCGGCTACGTCCCGGACATCATCACGTGCGCGAAGGGCATGACGTCCGGCTACTCCCCCATCGGCGCGATGATCGCCAGCGACCGGCTGTTCGAGCCCTTCAGGCACGGCACGACGAGCTTCGCCCACGGCTACACCTTCGGCGGGCACCCGGTGTCGGCGGCCGTCGCGATGCGCAACCTCGACATCTTCGAGGAGGAGGGCCTCAACTCCCACGTCAAGGAGAACGCCCCCGCGTTCCGGTCGACGCTCGAGAGGCTCCTCGACCTGCCGATCGTCGGCGACGTCCGGGGCGAGGGCTACTTCTACGGGATCGAGATGGTGAAGGACAAGGACACCCGCGAGACGTTCGACGACGACGAGGCGGAGCGCCTCCTGCGCGGGTACCTGTCGAAGGCGCTGTTCGAGGCGGGGCTGTACTGCCGCGCCGACGACCGCGGCGACCCCGTCATCCAGCTCGCGCCGCCGCTGACGATCGGGCAGGCGGAGTTCGACGAGATCGAGCAGATCCTGCGCGGGGTGCTCACCGAGGCGTGGGCGCGGCTGTAG
- a CDS encoding ABC transporter ATP-binding protein: protein MTQTAADPAAASAPTAGGGLRLRSVRKEFGEAVAVDGIDLDVPAGSFFALLGPSGCGKTTTLRMVAGLEHPTSGTISLGDRDITHTKPYQRPVNTVFQSYALFPHLSVVDNVAFGLRRRRVGDARRQAMEALELVELAHVSAKRPSQLSGGMQQRVALARAVVNRPDVLLLDEPLGALDLKLRRQMQVELKRIQTEVGITFVHVTHDQEEAMTMADTVAVMNAGRIEQLGRPEDLYDSPATPFAATFLGQCNLLPGTLATVGADRVEVVLDAGGARLVAPRDRAPADAAEGQQVLLGVRPEKAVLTAAGTGTPGGNVLGHARVVDRSYTGVSTQYLVELPGVGRLSVFHQNLGGSADPHVGEQVDLCWAAEHGFVLAGHEVPVTSVDDEG from the coding sequence GTGACGCAGACGGCCGCCGACCCGGCGGCGGCGTCCGCACCGACCGCAGGCGGCGGCCTGCGGCTGCGGTCGGTGCGGAAGGAGTTCGGCGAGGCCGTCGCCGTCGACGGGATCGACCTCGACGTCCCCGCGGGGTCCTTCTTCGCCCTGCTCGGCCCGTCCGGGTGCGGCAAGACGACGACGCTGCGCATGGTGGCCGGTCTCGAGCACCCGACGAGCGGCACCATCAGCCTCGGCGACCGGGACATCACCCACACCAAGCCGTACCAGCGGCCCGTCAACACCGTCTTCCAGTCCTACGCGCTGTTCCCGCACCTCAGCGTCGTCGACAACGTCGCGTTCGGCCTCCGCCGCCGCCGGGTGGGCGACGCGCGGCGCCAGGCCATGGAGGCGCTCGAGCTCGTCGAGCTCGCGCACGTCTCGGCGAAGCGCCCGAGCCAGCTCTCCGGCGGCATGCAGCAGCGGGTGGCGCTGGCCCGCGCCGTCGTCAACCGCCCGGACGTGCTCCTCCTCGACGAGCCGCTCGGTGCCCTCGACCTCAAGCTGCGCCGCCAGATGCAGGTCGAGCTCAAGCGGATCCAGACCGAGGTCGGGATCACGTTCGTCCACGTGACGCACGACCAGGAGGAGGCCATGACGATGGCCGACACGGTCGCGGTCATGAACGCCGGGCGCATCGAGCAGCTCGGCCGTCCGGAGGACCTCTACGACAGCCCCGCCACGCCGTTCGCCGCCACGTTCCTCGGTCAGTGCAACCTCCTGCCGGGCACGCTCGCCACCGTCGGCGCCGACCGCGTCGAGGTCGTCCTCGACGCCGGTGGCGCGCGGCTCGTGGCACCCCGGGACCGGGCCCCGGCCGACGCCGCCGAGGGGCAGCAGGTGCTGCTGGGGGTGCGGCCGGAGAAGGCGGTGCTCACCGCGGCGGGCACGGGGACACCGGGCGGGAACGTCCTGGGCCACGCCCGCGTCGTCGACCGCAGCTACACCGGCGTCAGCACCCAGTACCTCGTCGAGCTGCCCGGCGTCGGACGACTGTCGGTCTTCCACCAGAACCTCGGTGGCTCCGCGGACCCGCACGTCGGCGAGCAGGTCGACCTCTGCTGGGCGGCGGAGCACGGCTTCGTGCTCGCCGGGCACGAGGTCCCGGTGACGTCCGTCGACGACGAGGGCTGA
- a CDS encoding saccharopine dehydrogenase family protein gives MRLCVIGSGGVGDAFARIAARRDFAELVVMADHDPARAERTVAAVRERHPGESRFVAARVDASDRASVTALLREHRATHVLNAVDPRFVMPVFDGTLAAGADYLDMAMSLSRPHPERPYERTGVVLGEEQFAAAPHWEADGRLALVGMGVEPGLSDVFARYAVDHLFAEVDELGTRDGSNLTVDGYDFAPSFSIWTTIEECLNPPVVWEKGRGWFTTAPFSEPEVFDFPGGIGPVECVNVEHEEVLLMPRWLDARRVTFKYGLGAEFIGVLKTLHTLGLDRTDKVRVGGVEVSPRDVVAACLPDPATLGDRMRGATCAGLWVTGTGTDGAPREVYLHHVVDNEWSMAEYGAQCVVWQTAVNPAVALELLAAGTWTGSGVLGPEAFDAVPFLELLRDGYGSPWGLDERTPSRGDDPTGTEQRAETD, from the coding sequence GTGCGGTTGTGCGTCATCGGGTCGGGCGGTGTCGGCGACGCCTTCGCCCGCATCGCCGCGCGTCGCGACTTCGCCGAGCTCGTCGTCATGGCCGACCACGACCCCGCTCGGGCCGAGCGGACCGTCGCCGCCGTCCGGGAGCGCCACCCTGGCGAGTCCCGGTTCGTCGCGGCGCGGGTCGACGCCTCCGACCGGGCCTCGGTCACGGCGCTGCTCCGGGAGCACCGTGCCACCCACGTCCTCAACGCCGTCGACCCGCGCTTCGTCATGCCGGTCTTCGACGGCACGCTCGCCGCGGGGGCCGACTACCTCGACATGGCGATGTCGCTGTCGCGGCCCCACCCCGAGCGCCCGTACGAGCGGACCGGCGTCGTGCTGGGCGAGGAGCAGTTCGCGGCCGCACCGCACTGGGAGGCCGACGGCCGGCTCGCCCTCGTCGGGATGGGCGTGGAGCCCGGGCTGTCGGACGTGTTCGCCCGCTACGCCGTCGACCACCTCTTCGCCGAGGTCGACGAGCTCGGGACGCGCGACGGCTCGAACCTCACCGTCGACGGCTACGACTTCGCCCCGTCGTTCTCCATCTGGACGACCATCGAGGAGTGCCTCAACCCGCCGGTCGTGTGGGAGAAGGGGCGGGGCTGGTTCACCACCGCGCCGTTCAGCGAGCCCGAGGTCTTCGACTTCCCCGGCGGGATCGGCCCCGTCGAGTGCGTCAACGTCGAGCACGAGGAGGTCCTCCTCATGCCGCGCTGGCTCGACGCGCGACGCGTGACGTTCAAGTACGGCCTGGGCGCGGAGTTCATCGGCGTGCTGAAGACGCTGCACACACTCGGCCTCGACCGCACCGACAAGGTCCGCGTCGGTGGCGTCGAGGTGTCGCCGCGGGACGTGGTCGCGGCGTGCCTGCCGGACCCGGCGACGCTGGGGGACCGGATGCGCGGCGCCACGTGCGCCGGGCTGTGGGTGACGGGAACGGGCACCGACGGGGCGCCGCGGGAGGTGTACCTCCACCACGTCGTCGACAACGAGTGGTCGATGGCGGAGTACGGCGCGCAGTGCGTGGTGTGGCAGACGGCCGTCAACCCCGCCGTCGCCCTCGAGCTCCTGGCCGCCGGGACGTGGACGGGCTCGGGCGTGCTCGGTCCCGAGGCGTTCGACGCGGTGCCCTTCCTCGAGCTGCTGCGCGACGGCTACGGCTCCCCGTGGGGGCTGGACGAGCGCACGCCGTCCCGGGGCGACGACCCGACCGGGACGGAGCAGCGCGCCGAGACCGACTGA